A stretch of DNA from Planococcus antarcticus DSM 14505:
ACTAAATGGCAGACTATCCTCAAAATCATCCTCCCAGCGGCCATTCCGGGAATTTTGACGGGAAGCATTTTGGCTCTGTCACGCGCTATCGGGGAAACAGCGCCACTGATCGTCATCGGTGTTCCGGTCATTATTCAATTTTTACCGGAAGGAGTCTTGGACACATTCACTGCTCTGCCAATGCAAATCTATGATTGGTCAAGCAGGCCGCAGCAAGAGTTCCAAGCGGTAGCAGCAGCTGGAATCATCGTATTGATGGCAGTTTTGCTGTTCATGAATTCGATTGCTGTAATTATCCGCAATAAGTTCGATAAACGCTACTAACGCAAATTATGTGGAAGGGGTTCTACAAATGACAACCATCATTACAAATAAGTCCGTATCTGGGACAACATCAGACCTAACAGTTAAAGAGACGGTTTATGAAACCAAACAGCTCAATCTTTGGTACGGCAGAAACCATGCGTTAAAGAATATTGATCTGGAAATCATGGAAAATGAAGTAACCGCTATTATCGGACCTTCGGGATGCGGTAAATCGACATACATCAAGACTTTGAACCGTATGGTTGAATTGGTGACATCAGTCAAGACATCTGGTGAAATCCTCTACCGCGGACGCAATATCTTCGATCAGGATTACGGAGTGGAAGAGCTTCGGACACGTGTTGGCATGGTTTTCCAAAAGCCGAATCCGTTCCCGAAATCCATTTATGACAATGTCGCATACGGTCCACGGATCCACGGCATCAAAAATAAGAAGATCCTTGATGAAATCGTTGAAAAAAGTTTGCGTGGAGCAGCCATTTGGGAGGAAGTAAAAGACCGCCTGAATGAAAACGCCTATAGTATTTCAGGAGGTCAGCAGCAACGGATTTGTATTGCCCGGGCACTGGCGATTGAACCGGATGTCATCTTGATGGATGAGCCAACATCGGCACTGGATCCCATTTCGACACTGAAAGTGGAAGAGTTGGTCCAGGAGCTGAAGAAAGATTACAGCATTATTATCGTGACGCACAATATGCAGCAAGCAGCACGGATTTCAGATAAAACAGCTTTCTTTTTGAATGGAGAAGTGGTTGAGTTTGACCACACCGATAACATCTTTTCAAACCCTTCCGACAAACGGACGGAAGATTATATTTCAGGGCGATTCGGTTGATGGAAGGAGGCGGAACTTTTGTCCGTACGTGAAAAATTTGATTTCGAACTGAATTCTGCACAAGAGCAATTAATTGATTTGAGTACCATGGCGGTTAACGCCTTAAATAAATCGATGGAAGCGCTGATCAATCAGGACGTGGATGCAGCACTTGAAGTAATCGAAGATGATAAAGACATCAATCAGCTGGAAGAATTCATCAATGATCGAGTGATCTTGTTGATAGCCAAGCAATCGCCGGTTGCCACCGATTTGAGACGTCTCGTTGTGACCATTAAAGTGGCGTCAGATATGGAACGCGTGGGAGATTACGCGGTCAATATCGCAAAAGAGACCATCCGCATTGGCAACCAGCAGCTGTTGCCTCAAATCGGTCAGATCCAACAGATGCAAAAATTGGCTGTTGCCATGCTGCGCCAGGTCATCGATGCGTTTGTTGAAGAAGATGTCGTCAAAGCAAAAGAGATTGCTGAACTAGACGACCAGGTGGACGAATTATACGGCGATGTAATCCGTAAGTTGATGCGTGCGGGTGGAGAAAATCCGGACAGGCTCAGCCAAATTACACAATTGGCGTTTATCAGCCGTTATATGGAACGTTCTGCCGATCATGCCACCAACATCGCTGAACAATTGTTTTATTTGGTTCGGGGACAGCATTACGACCTGAATAAATAAAATAGCATTTCATTCCGCGGGGGTAAGCCTCTGTACTGTCAGTAAATCACAGTCTTTTGGGAGTGAAAAAATGAGTGCCGAAAGCTTTTAAGCTCTCGGCACTCATTTTAATTTAGAAAGGTTCAATTAAATGGATTTTTACAGTAGACTTTACGGCTGAATATGCTATAATAATTAAGTCGTATAGATCACGCTTATTTACAAATGATCTTTGAAAGAATTAGGAGGGATACCGATGCGTGTTAACATCACTTTAGCTTGTACAGAATGTAGCGAACGTAACTACAGCACTGTTAAAAATAAGCGCAACAACCCTGAGCGTCTTGAAATGAAAAAATATTGCTCACGTGAAAAGAAAATGACAGTACACCGCGAAACGAAGTAATTCATTGATTGCCAAAACCTATTCGGGTTTTGGCTTTTTTCTTTGTAAAGGAGTTGATGCTGATATGGATAAAGTTATGCAGCGAAAAAAAGTGCTCGCTATGCTCAATCAAATGACATTAGAAGAATATAGAAAAAAGTCGGAAACGGTTATCAGCCGTTTGTTGGAGGATCCAGTATTTGTGGAAGCAGACACTATCGGCATGACACTTTCTGCTTTCCCAGAAGTCGATACGTTCCGCTTGCTTGAAATATGCTGGGCGGCGGGCAAAAAAGTAGCCACACCGAAATGCCATCCCGCGAGTCGAGGCATGGATTTCCGGGTGATCGAACACAAGGATCAATTGGAAGTTGTCTATATGAAATTACAAGAGCCGATTGTCTCAACAACAACATACGTAAAACCGAATGCTATCGATTTATTGATCGTACCGGGTGTGGTTTTTTCAAAGCAGGGTTTTAGAATCGGCTTTGGTGGAGGCTATTACGATCGTTTTTTAGCAAATTATACGGGCGCCACCCGTTCTTTAGCTTTCGATCGCCAAATCGCAGAGTCGATCCCTGTAGAATCACACGATTTGCCGGTTCAAGGCATCTATACAGAAAGTGGCTTTATCCTAACAAAGGCGGTGGATGAATGAAAAATCTATACGATGTCATGCAATTGCTAAAACGCTACGGCACCGTCATCTATACCGCTGACTACAAGGCGGATTTAGAGTTGATGGAAGATGAAGTCAAAGAACTTTACCGGTTGCAATTTATCTCCGCAAAAGAATACGCTTCTGCATTGCTTATTCTCCGTCAAAAAAAGGTGGAGTATGATAAGAAGTAAATTCGGTTAACGAAACTTTAGTCAAACTTATTCGTCTAGAATAAGAGTGATTACTTCATTTGACCGAAAAAATATTCTATACTAAACTATTATAACGTATTCGAAACATTTAATTAGAATAGGAGGGTGTCCAGGAATGTTGAAAAAAGAGTGGCCGATACATTCAATCTTGGCAATTGCTATCATCGCTACTTGGCTGAAGACATACATTGTTTATAAAACAAGTTTTTCAATTACAGTTGATAATGTATTGCAAGAGTTCATATTGTTTATCAATCCTTTAAGTATGCTTTTATTTATTTATGGGATTTCGTTGTTTTTTAGAAGTGAGAAAGCTAAGAACCGCTACTTAGTATTAGTAGCTGTAATTACATCAATTGTCCTTTATGGAAACGTTGCTTTCTATCGGTTTTTTAGTGATTTCATCACTTTGCCGGTTCTGTTTCAGACCGATAACTTTGGCGATTTGGGTGTGAGCGCAGCAGCTAGTGTATTCTGGACAGATCTTTTTTACTTCACAGACGTCCTGATTATTCTAATTGCAATTAAATTCATCAACGTAAAATCGGGTAAAGACGCCTCTTTTTCAGTTCAGCGCAAGGCCTATTATGTTTTGGCACTTGCTGTCTTGTTCTTTAACTTAGGGCTGGCAGAAACAGAGCGACCACAGTTGCTGACACGCAGTTTTGACCGTGAAATGC
This window harbors:
- the pstB gene encoding phosphate ABC transporter ATP-binding protein PstB, giving the protein MTTIITNKSVSGTTSDLTVKETVYETKQLNLWYGRNHALKNIDLEIMENEVTAIIGPSGCGKSTYIKTLNRMVELVTSVKTSGEILYRGRNIFDQDYGVEELRTRVGMVFQKPNPFPKSIYDNVAYGPRIHGIKNKKILDEIVEKSLRGAAIWEEVKDRLNENAYSISGGQQQRICIARALAIEPDVILMDEPTSALDPISTLKVEELVQELKKDYSIIIVTHNMQQAARISDKTAFFLNGEVVEFDHTDNIFSNPSDKRTEDYISGRFG
- the phoU gene encoding phosphate signaling complex protein PhoU, which encodes MSVREKFDFELNSAQEQLIDLSTMAVNALNKSMEALINQDVDAALEVIEDDKDINQLEEFINDRVILLIAKQSPVATDLRRLVVTIKVASDMERVGDYAVNIAKETIRIGNQQLLPQIGQIQQMQKLAVAMLRQVIDAFVEEDVVKAKEIAELDDQVDELYGDVIRKLMRAGGENPDRLSQITQLAFISRYMERSADHATNIAEQLFYLVRGQHYDLNK
- a CDS encoding 5-formyltetrahydrofolate cyclo-ligase: MDKVMQRKKVLAMLNQMTLEEYRKKSETVISRLLEDPVFVEADTIGMTLSAFPEVDTFRLLEICWAAGKKVATPKCHPASRGMDFRVIEHKDQLEVVYMKLQEPIVSTTTYVKPNAIDLLIVPGVVFSKQGFRIGFGGGYYDRFLANYTGATRSLAFDRQIAESIPVESHDLPVQGIYTESGFILTKAVDE
- a CDS encoding YqgQ family protein, with product MKNLYDVMQLLKRYGTVIYTADYKADLELMEDEVKELYRLQFISAKEYASALLILRQKKVEYDKK
- the rpmG gene encoding 50S ribosomal protein L33, producing the protein MRVNITLACTECSERNYSTVKNKRNNPERLEMKKYCSREKKMTVHRETK